One Dokdonia sp. Dokd-P16 genomic window carries:
- a CDS encoding glycosyltransferase family 2 protein gives MQISVVIPLLNEVESLKELHHWISETLETNGFSYEILFIDDGSTDASWEVIETLSRKRDNIKGIRFNRNYGKSQALHAGFEAAQGDVIITMDADLQDNPEEIPDLYRMIIQDKYDLVSGWKKKRYDSVIAKNLPSKLFNAAARKTSGLKLHDFNCGLKAYKKEVIKTVDVYGEMHRYIPVLAKNAGFSNIGEKVVQHQARKYGETKFGMERFLNGFLDLLTIWFLGSFGKRPMHLFGALGVLMFVIGFGFAGYLGIDKVFFHRAGRLITERPQFYISLVAMLMGIQLFIAGFLGELVLRSKRDKKRYNIKETL, from the coding sequence ATGCAAATATCTGTTGTCATACCTCTACTTAATGAGGTAGAATCACTTAAAGAACTACACCATTGGATTTCAGAAACTCTGGAAACCAATGGTTTTTCTTATGAAATCCTATTTATAGATGATGGAAGCACAGATGCTTCATGGGAGGTGATTGAAACGCTTTCGCGAAAGCGTGATAACATCAAAGGAATTCGCTTTAACCGTAACTACGGTAAATCACAAGCACTTCATGCAGGTTTTGAGGCTGCTCAAGGTGATGTAATTATCACCATGGATGCAGATTTGCAAGACAATCCAGAGGAAATTCCAGACCTATACCGCATGATTATTCAAGATAAGTATGACCTGGTCTCAGGATGGAAAAAGAAACGCTACGACTCTGTAATTGCAAAAAACTTACCTAGCAAACTCTTTAACGCCGCAGCAAGAAAAACAAGCGGACTCAAACTACACGACTTTAATTGTGGTTTAAAAGCTTATAAAAAAGAGGTGATCAAAACTGTAGATGTATATGGTGAGATGCACCGTTACATACCCGTACTTGCTAAGAATGCAGGATTTTCAAACATAGGTGAGAAAGTAGTACAACATCAAGCTCGTAAGTATGGTGAGACTAAATTTGGTATGGAACGCTTTTTAAATGGCTTCTTAGATTTACTCACGATTTGGTTTTTAGGAAGTTTTGGAAAGCGACCTATGCACCTTTTTGGAGCACTAGGTGTACTCATGTTTGTTATAGGTTTTGGATTTGCCGGATACTTAGGTATAGACAAAGTATTCTTTCATAGAGCGGGCAGACTGATTACAGAGAGACCACAATTTTATATATCACTTGTTGCGATGCTCATGGGTATTCAACTATTTATTGCCGGCTTCTTAGGCGAACTCGTACTAAGATCAAAACGTGATAAAAAGAGATATAATATTAAAGAAACTTTATAA
- a CDS encoding DUF4199 domain-containing protein — MILEDKPTSAKDVMLKFGLVLGILAILFNVILYVTDNFLAPHWSLGVLNFVMTVVVIILALKAFKESNGGFLKLGQAIKIGLGVSLIAALLGALWVLVLTQVLEPNYSELALDALRTQMIEMYPDMTDSQIDQTISFQEPFTKIGFMIPIAIMLSLFFGFIISLIGGLIMKKENPYADA; from the coding sequence ATGATATTAGAAGACAAACCAACATCTGCAAAAGATGTAATGCTCAAATTTGGTCTAGTACTAGGAATACTAGCCATTCTTTTTAATGTAATATTATACGTAACAGACAACTTCCTTGCCCCTCACTGGTCATTAGGAGTTCTCAATTTTGTAATGACCGTAGTCGTTATTATTCTAGCTTTAAAAGCGTTTAAAGAAAGTAACGGTGGCTTTTTAAAACTGGGCCAAGCAATTAAAATTGGTCTTGGGGTATCACTAATAGCAGCACTCTTAGGTGCATTGTGGGTTCTCGTACTTACTCAAGTTCTCGAACCTAATTACTCAGAACTTGCACTTGACGCGCTACGTACTCAAATGATTGAGATGTATCCAGACATGACAGACTCACAAATTGATCAGACTATTTCTTTTCAAGAGCCTTTTACTAAAATTGGCTTTATGATTCCTATTGCGATCATGTTGTCATTATTTTTTGGATTTATCATCTCTTTAATAGGAGGATTAATAATGAAAAAAGAAAACCCATACGCAGACGCTTAA
- a CDS encoding type B 50S ribosomal protein L31 produces MKADIHPENFRVVAFKDMSNEEVFLTKSAADTKETIEIEGTEYPLIKLEISRTSHPFYTGKAKLVDTAGRIDKFKNKYAKFKK; encoded by the coding sequence ATGAAAGCAGATATACACCCAGAAAATTTTAGAGTAGTAGCATTTAAAGACATGTCTAATGAAGAGGTGTTCTTAACGAAGTCTGCTGCAGATACTAAAGAAACTATTGAGATCGAAGGAACTGAGTATCCTTTAATAAAATTAGAAATTTCTAGAACTTCACATCCATTCTATACAGGTAAAGCTAAGCTTGTAGATACAGCTGGACGTATTGATAAGTTCAAAAACAAATACGCTAAGTTCAAGAAGTAA
- the ffh gene encoding signal recognition particle protein — translation MFDNLSDKLDKALHVLKGHGSITEVNVAETLKEVRRALIDADVNFKTAKEFTNRVKEKALGSDVLTTLQPGQLMVKLVKDELTELMGGDAEGINLSGTPSIILMSGLQGSGKTTFSGKLANFLKTKKTKKPLLVACDVYRPAAIDQLHVVGDQIKVDVYSDRDEKNPVKIAQDGIAFAKANGHNVVIIDTAGRLAVDEAMMKEIADVHAAIQPQETLFVVDSMTGQDAVNTAKAFNDILNFDGVILTKLDGDTRGGAAISIKSVVNKPIKFIGTGEKMEAIDVFYPSRMADRILGMGDVVSLVERAQEQFDEEEARKLQKKIAKNQFGFDDFLKQIQQVKKMGNMKDLMGMIPGAGKMLKDVDIDDDAFKHIEAIIHSMTPGERENPTTINASRKKRIGKGSGTSVQQVNQLLKQFNQMSKMMKMMQGGGGRKMMQMMNQMK, via the coding sequence ATGTTTGATAATTTAAGTGATAAGTTAGATAAAGCCCTACACGTACTCAAAGGTCACGGTAGCATTACGGAAGTAAACGTTGCAGAGACACTTAAGGAAGTGCGTCGTGCTCTTATAGATGCAGATGTTAACTTTAAGACTGCAAAGGAATTTACAAACCGTGTTAAAGAAAAAGCTTTAGGATCTGACGTATTAACGACCTTACAACCTGGGCAGTTAATGGTGAAGCTTGTAAAAGATGAGCTTACAGAGTTAATGGGAGGTGATGCAGAAGGGATTAATCTTTCTGGTACTCCATCTATTATATTAATGTCAGGTTTACAAGGTTCTGGTAAGACAACCTTTTCAGGTAAGCTTGCAAACTTTCTTAAAACCAAGAAAACAAAAAAACCTTTATTAGTAGCCTGTGATGTATATCGTCCAGCGGCTATTGATCAGCTACACGTAGTAGGAGATCAGATTAAGGTAGATGTATATTCTGATCGTGATGAGAAGAATCCTGTAAAGATTGCTCAAGATGGTATCGCTTTCGCGAAAGCAAACGGTCACAACGTAGTAATCATTGATACAGCAGGTCGTCTTGCTGTAGATGAGGCGATGATGAAAGAAATTGCAGATGTACATGCTGCAATACAACCACAAGAGACACTCTTTGTAGTAGACTCGATGACTGGTCAAGATGCTGTAAATACAGCAAAAGCCTTTAATGACATTCTTAACTTTGACGGGGTTATCCTTACAAAGCTAGATGGAGATACAAGAGGTGGAGCAGCAATCTCTATCAAATCTGTAGTAAACAAGCCTATTAAATTTATAGGTACAGGGGAGAAAATGGAAGCGATAGATGTATTCTATCCTTCACGTATGGCAGATCGTATTCTTGGAATGGGAGATGTTGTGTCACTTGTAGAGAGAGCACAAGAGCAGTTTGATGAAGAAGAAGCTAGAAAGCTTCAAAAGAAAATTGCAAAAAACCAATTCGGTTTTGACGATTTCTTAAAGCAAATCCAGCAAGTAAAGAAAATGGGTAACATGAAGGACCTTATGGGAATGATCCCAGGTGCCGGAAAGATGCTCAAAGATGTAGACATAGATGACGATGCATTTAAGCATATAGAAGCAATCATTCACTCCATGACGCCTGGTGAGCGAGAAAATCCTACTACGATTAACGCAAGTCGTAAAAAGCGTATAGGGAAAGGATCTGGTACCTCGGTACAACAAGTAAATCAGTTACTCAAGCAATTTAATCAAATGAGTAAGATGATGAAGATGATGCAAGGAGGCGGAGGCCGCAAGATGATGCAGATGATGAATCAAATGAAATAA
- a CDS encoding bifunctional 5,10-methylenetetrahydrofolate dehydrogenase/5,10-methenyltetrahydrofolate cyclohydrolase, with translation MTILDGKKTSNDIKNEIKAEVDKMKANGEKVPHLAAVIVGNDGASLTYVGSKVRACERVGFESTMVRMTNMTSEIELLDKIEELNQNEDIDGFIVQLPLPPQIDTQKVLLAVDPDKDVDGFHPTNFGKMSLDMSTFIPATPFGILELMDRYGVETKGKHTVVIGRSHIVGRPMSILMGRKGFPGNSTVTLTHSHTKNITQITSQADIIITALGVPGFLKAEMVKDGAVIVDVGITRVPDETRERGYYITGDVDFEPVSKKASFITPVPGGVGPMTIAMLLKNTLLARERHRAMSKKK, from the coding sequence ATGACTATTCTTGACGGGAAGAAAACTTCAAACGACATTAAAAACGAAATCAAAGCCGAAGTTGATAAAATGAAAGCAAACGGTGAGAAGGTTCCTCATCTTGCTGCAGTGATTGTAGGTAATGATGGAGCTTCTCTTACATACGTAGGAAGTAAAGTGCGCGCTTGTGAGCGCGTAGGTTTTGAGTCTACTATGGTACGCATGACAAACATGACTAGTGAAATTGAATTGCTAGACAAAATTGAGGAGCTTAATCAGAACGAAGATATTGATGGTTTTATAGTACAGTTACCATTACCTCCTCAAATCGATACTCAAAAAGTATTACTAGCAGTAGATCCGGATAAGGATGTAGATGGTTTTCACCCTACAAACTTTGGAAAGATGTCTCTTGATATGAGTACTTTTATACCTGCAACGCCATTTGGTATTCTTGAACTTATGGATCGTTACGGAGTAGAGACTAAAGGAAAGCATACCGTGGTTATAGGCCGTAGCCATATTGTAGGGAGACCTATGAGTATATTAATGGGACGTAAAGGCTTCCCAGGGAACTCTACTGTTACCTTAACACACAGTCATACTAAGAATATAACGCAAATTACATCACAAGCAGATATCATTATTACTGCACTAGGAGTTCCTGGATTCCTTAAAGCCGAAATGGTAAAGGATGGAGCTGTAATTGTAGATGTGGGGATCACTAGAGTACCAGATGAAACTCGTGAGAGAGGTTACTATATTACTGGAGATGTAGACTTTGAGCCTGTAAGTAAAAAGGCAAGTTTTATCACGCCAGTACCAGGAGGAGTAGGGCCTATGACAATAGCAATGTTACTTAAAAATACCTTGCTAGCTCGTGAGCGTCACAGGGCGATGTCTAAGAAAAAATAA
- a CDS encoding cupredoxin domain-containing protein has protein sequence MKKIISIFVLILTVTFSAQAQDKMMKESSNKVIALEQTKGEFTQKQIVVSEGTYTFSIANNNVGTDVGFVLVPKGKDISNPENHIKTAYVTAVVPNNTTGTSNVTKLAKGEYVYFCPLNKTATDNVLVVQ, from the coding sequence ATGAAAAAAATAATTTCAATTTTCGTGCTTATTCTAACTGTAACTTTCTCTGCACAAGCGCAAGATAAAATGATGAAGGAAAGCTCAAATAAAGTGATCGCATTAGAGCAAACTAAAGGAGAGTTTACTCAAAAGCAAATAGTAGTAAGTGAAGGAACTTACACATTTTCGATTGCAAATAACAATGTAGGTACAGATGTAGGTTTTGTGTTAGTACCTAAAGGAAAAGACATCTCTAATCCAGAAAATCACATCAAAACTGCTTATGTAACTGCAGTAGTACCTAACAATACAACAGGTACTTCAAATGTAACAAAACTTGCTAAAGGTGAGTATGTTTACTTCTGCCCACTTAACAAGACAGCTACAGACAATGTTCTTGTAGTGCAGTAA
- a CDS encoding lmo0937 family membrane protein, whose translation MRDIISLIVVLLIIGWLVGYFGFGDAVGSLIHILLVLAVIGILYRLATGKKL comes from the coding sequence ATGAGAGATATTATATCCCTAATTGTAGTACTCCTAATTATAGGTTGGCTCGTAGGCTACTTTGGATTTGGAGATGCAGTAGGAAGTTTAATTCACATTTTACTCGTACTGGCTGTAATAGGCATTCTCTATAGACTAGCAACCGGAAAAAAGTTATAA
- a CDS encoding Lrp/AsnC family transcriptional regulator, whose translation MVDALNNRILKCLQENARQSNTAIAAQVGISSPAVGERIRKMEDAGIILGYKAEVSEEALGYQLKAIITIRAFMGKLKPFLENVKGWEEVVNCYRITGNENIVMEVVLRNQKHLEQFIDRVISYGESKTQIVLSHVVAQNPILK comes from the coding sequence ATGGTGGATGCACTTAATAATCGTATTTTAAAATGTTTGCAAGAAAATGCGAGACAGTCTAATACTGCAATTGCTGCACAGGTAGGAATAAGTTCGCCAGCCGTAGGAGAACGCATAAGAAAGATGGAAGATGCAGGGATTATACTAGGTTATAAAGCAGAAGTCTCTGAGGAAGCTTTGGGGTATCAACTCAAAGCAATTATTACGATAAGAGCTTTTATGGGGAAGTTGAAACCTTTTTTAGAAAATGTAAAAGGATGGGAAGAGGTTGTAAATTGCTACCGTATTACAGGTAATGAAAATATAGTGATGGAAGTTGTGTTGCGCAATCAAAAGCACCTTGAGCAATTTATAGATAGAGTGATATCGTACGGGGAGTCAAAAACACAAATAGTGCTTTCTCACGTAGTTGCTCAAAACCCTATTCTTAAATAA
- the guaA gene encoding glutamine-hydrolyzing GMP synthase, translated as MQNNVLILDFGSQYTQLIARRVRELNIYCEIKPFNNPPKDLSSYKAVILSGSPHSVRGEDAPHPDLSEIKGKKPLLGVCYGAQYLAHFYDGEVGQSNTREYGRAKLSVVDEGELFLEGVYVGSQVWMSHSDTIKKLPAGAKRIASTHDVENAGYKLEGEETYGIQFHPEVYHSTDGKQILENFLVKIAGVAQTWTPDAFVDTTVADLKAKLNDDRVILGLSGGVDSTVAATLLHKAIGKNLYCIFVNNGLLRKDEYTQVLKQYEGMGLNVKGVDASARFLEALEGESDPETKRKAIGRVFVEVFDDESKLVENAKWLGQGTIYPDVIESVSATGGPSATIKSHHNVGGLPDYMTLKVVEPLRMLFKDEVRRVGASMGLSPELLGRHPFPGPGLAIRILGDITAEKVRILQEVDHIFISGLREWGLYDQVWQAGAMLLPVNSVGVMGDERTYEKCVALRAVESTDGMTADWVNLPYEFLQKVSNDIINKVKGVNRVVYDISSKPPATIEWE; from the coding sequence ATGCAAAATAACGTCCTCATATTAGACTTCGGGTCTCAATACACGCAGTTAATAGCACGTAGAGTGCGAGAATTAAATATATACTGTGAGATAAAACCATTTAATAATCCTCCTAAAGATCTTTCTTCTTATAAGGCTGTAATCCTCTCGGGATCGCCGCATTCTGTAAGAGGAGAAGATGCTCCGCATCCAGATCTTTCAGAAATAAAAGGTAAAAAACCTCTTCTAGGAGTTTGTTACGGAGCGCAATACCTAGCTCATTTTTATGATGGTGAAGTAGGACAATCTAATACTCGTGAGTATGGACGAGCAAAACTTTCTGTAGTAGACGAAGGAGAACTTTTCTTAGAAGGTGTTTATGTAGGAAGTCAGGTGTGGATGAGTCATAGTGATACCATCAAGAAATTACCAGCAGGAGCAAAACGTATTGCATCTACACATGATGTAGAAAACGCTGGATACAAACTAGAGGGAGAAGAAACTTATGGGATACAGTTTCACCCAGAAGTATATCACTCTACAGACGGGAAGCAGATTTTAGAAAACTTCTTAGTGAAAATTGCAGGAGTAGCTCAGACATGGACGCCAGATGCCTTTGTAGATACTACGGTTGCAGATCTAAAAGCAAAGCTTAATGACGATCGTGTAATTTTAGGACTCTCTGGAGGTGTAGATAGTACAGTCGCAGCTACATTACTACATAAAGCAATAGGCAAGAACCTATATTGCATTTTTGTAAATAATGGATTGTTACGTAAGGATGAATATACGCAAGTACTCAAACAGTACGAAGGTATGGGGCTTAATGTAAAAGGTGTAGATGCTTCGGCACGTTTCTTGGAAGCGCTAGAGGGTGAGAGTGATCCAGAGACTAAGCGTAAAGCGATAGGTCGCGTTTTTGTAGAAGTATTTGATGACGAAAGTAAACTTGTAGAAAATGCAAAGTGGCTTGGTCAAGGTACTATCTACCCAGACGTTATTGAATCTGTAAGTGCAACGGGAGGACCTAGCGCAACTATAAAATCTCACCATAACGTGGGAGGATTGCCAGATTATATGACACTTAAGGTTGTAGAGCCGTTGAGAATGTTATTTAAAGATGAAGTACGTAGAGTAGGAGCGAGTATGGGATTATCACCTGAGCTATTAGGTAGACATCCATTTCCTGGACCTGGTCTTGCGATTAGAATATTAGGTGATATTACAGCCGAGAAAGTGCGCATCTTGCAAGAAGTAGATCATATATTTATCAGCGGTCTTCGTGAGTGGGGATTATATGATCAAGTATGGCAAGCAGGAGCGATGTTATTACCAGTAAACTCTGTAGGAGTGATGGGCGATGAACGCACGTATGAAAAATGCGTTGCACTTAGAGCTGTAGAGAGTACAGATGGAATGACGGCAGACTGGGTAAATCTTCCTTATGAATTTTTACAAAAAGTGTCTAACGATATAATTAATAAGGTAAAAGGCGTTAATAGAGTAGTCTATGACATAAGCTCTAAGCCACCTGCTACAATTGAGTGGGAATAA
- a CDS encoding LysM peptidoglycan-binding domain-containing protein — MKKYITVIAIVVFSAFAKACSTPAATISSNTAIVQKFVSHQVKAGETIKDIANKFGITEKEITRLNPDAREEVYEGLVLILPSTATAVRNADSVTQDNLKFKTHKVKRKETLYSISKKYGVSQEVIKRFNKSLYSEVLRKGDKLRIPVNYSENSVTDAVVNVPQTQAAYITHNVIAKETKYGIARKYGITIAELESTNPSLRDGLKIGDELKVPKANFAKSTIIDNDEYAFYEVQKGNTLYSLLRIFKLEADELIALNPALDEGLKEGMILKVPKGSPGSGTPTQAVAVNQGNPDVTILEGEKGSLVNQLTDFSPKRVAIMLPFGVGRVNAGNTEVNENLLRDDRILRLSLDLYSGMLMAVQDAKKAGITTIVDTYDTSYNRKDGAATNARKVETIIQSNDFSGVNAVIGPLLGNNIDRASSLLNARKIPVISPMSNKVAGGNNIFVSRPEDNLLSKKMLSYLKANGAGKNIVVIADKKNSATLSKIKAIFPNLKTVTPRSNDKGYFLYPGDIPAQLSSELENWVIVETNDVPLISSVTTSLNGQLGTMKVVMFTTDRGNAYESDEIQHDHLKNLAFHFPSAEREYKYSQAKAFIDSYETMYGVSPSESAIKGYDLMYDTLLRLAYSSDLYAAAATGVETDYVENKFKYSSRAKGGFSNNAVYLMKYTDTLELEEVPFIEE; from the coding sequence ATGAAAAAATATATTACTGTAATTGCGATAGTTGTTTTTAGCGCTTTCGCGAAAGCGTGCTCAACACCAGCAGCTACAATATCTAGCAATACGGCGATTGTTCAAAAGTTTGTTTCTCATCAGGTAAAAGCTGGAGAAACCATCAAGGACATAGCCAACAAGTTTGGTATTACTGAAAAAGAAATCACTAGGCTCAATCCAGACGCTCGTGAGGAAGTTTATGAAGGCTTGGTATTGATATTGCCATCTACGGCTACTGCTGTTAGAAATGCCGATAGTGTTACTCAGGATAACCTAAAGTTTAAAACACACAAGGTAAAACGCAAGGAAACACTTTATAGCATCTCAAAAAAGTATGGTGTTTCTCAAGAAGTGATAAAACGTTTTAATAAGTCTTTATATAGCGAAGTGTTACGTAAAGGTGATAAACTGCGCATACCTGTCAACTATAGCGAAAATAGTGTTACAGATGCAGTAGTAAATGTGCCGCAAACGCAAGCAGCGTATATAACGCACAATGTAATTGCAAAAGAGACTAAATACGGTATCGCTAGAAAGTATGGAATTACTATAGCAGAGCTTGAGAGTACAAATCCATCACTTAGAGATGGACTTAAAATAGGCGATGAGCTTAAAGTTCCTAAGGCAAATTTTGCAAAAAGCACCATCATAGATAATGATGAGTATGCCTTTTATGAAGTGCAAAAAGGAAACACTTTATACAGTTTATTACGCATTTTTAAACTAGAAGCAGATGAGTTAATCGCACTAAATCCAGCATTAGACGAAGGTCTTAAAGAGGGGATGATCCTCAAAGTGCCTAAGGGAAGTCCAGGTTCTGGTACCCCAACGCAAGCCGTTGCAGTAAACCAAGGAAATCCTGACGTTACTATTCTAGAAGGTGAAAAAGGATCTCTGGTTAATCAATTAACGGATTTCTCTCCTAAACGTGTAGCTATTATGCTTCCATTTGGTGTGGGGCGTGTAAATGCTGGTAATACTGAAGTAAATGAAAATCTACTTAGAGATGATCGTATCCTTAGACTATCACTAGATTTATATAGTGGAATGCTTATGGCAGTCCAAGATGCTAAAAAAGCTGGTATAACCACAATTGTTGATACTTATGACACATCATACAATCGCAAAGATGGCGCGGCAACAAATGCACGTAAAGTAGAAACGATTATACAGTCTAATGATTTTTCTGGTGTTAATGCAGTAATAGGGCCACTTCTAGGTAATAACATAGACAGAGCGTCTTCACTACTCAACGCACGTAAGATACCAGTAATCTCACCTATGTCTAACAAAGTAGCTGGTGGAAATAACATTTTTGTATCAAGACCAGAAGATAATTTGTTAAGTAAAAAGATGCTTTCTTACTTAAAAGCTAATGGGGCAGGAAAAAATATTGTTGTAATAGCAGACAAGAAAAATAGTGCTACATTATCAAAGATAAAGGCAATTTTTCCTAATCTAAAGACGGTAACACCTCGTTCTAACGATAAAGGATATTTCTTGTATCCAGGAGATATCCCAGCACAGCTTTCTAGCGAACTAGAAAACTGGGTGATTGTAGAGACTAACGATGTTCCTTTGATTAGTAGTGTAACCACAAGTCTTAATGGGCAGTTAGGTACTATGAAGGTAGTGATGTTTACTACTGATAGGGGTAATGCTTATGAAAGTGATGAGATACAACATGATCACCTAAAGAATCTCGCTTTTCATTTCCCATCTGCCGAGAGAGAATATAAGTACAGTCAAGCAAAAGCATTTATTGATAGTTATGAAACCATGTATGGAGTGAGTCCAAGCGAATCTGCCATAAAGGGATATGATTTGATGTATGATACTTTACTGCGTCTAGCATACTCATCAGATTTATATGCTGCGGCAGCTACCGGTGTGGAGACAGATTATGTAGAAAACAAGTTTAAGTATAGCTCCAGAGCAAAAGGCGGATTTTCAAATAACGCGGTATATCTTATGAAATATACAGATACATTAGAGCTTGAAGAAGTACCTTTTATAGAAGAATAA
- a CDS encoding membrane metalloprotease: protein MKSLKQLAFLILSLLFIISCDDDDPTTLSSDPTENAANKQPLGTSANELLSSDEFTSLRVEIAYPEGFRPTDSTIELLIPFLEERLNKPDGITLVESTITTNTEGPYDINDIVAIEDANRSVFNNGDEMGVWLFFSDESSEGDSDNSVVLGTAYRNTSMVIYEKTFLELANNSTTAISRTLIETSTIRHEFGHIFGLVNGGTPLTSDHHDEENGRHCSVEDCLMYFQTVTTIFNTSNTASLPDFDALCIQDLQANGGL from the coding sequence ATGAAATCATTGAAACAGCTTGCATTTTTAATACTATCACTTCTTTTTATTATAAGTTGTGACGATGATGATCCTACTACACTATCATCTGACCCAACAGAGAATGCTGCAAATAAACAACCACTAGGAACCTCTGCAAATGAATTACTATCTAGTGATGAGTTTACTAGCCTACGAGTAGAGATAGCATATCCAGAGGGTTTTAGACCAACGGATAGCACTATAGAATTATTAATACCATTTCTTGAAGAGCGACTTAACAAACCAGATGGTATTACACTGGTAGAATCTACAATTACAACAAATACAGAAGGTCCTTATGATATAAATGACATCGTAGCTATAGAAGATGCAAACAGATCTGTTTTTAATAATGGGGATGAAATGGGCGTGTGGCTATTCTTTTCTGATGAAAGTAGTGAAGGAGATAGTGACAACTCTGTAGTATTAGGAACTGCCTATAGAAACACATCGATGGTTATCTATGAAAAAACCTTTCTAGAACTTGCAAACAACTCTACAACAGCCATAAGCAGAACATTAATAGAGACTTCTACCATAAGACATGAATTCGGTCATATTTTTGGACTAGTAAATGGTGGAACACCACTCACATCAGACCATCATGATGAAGAGAATGGTAGACATTGCAGTGTTGAGGATTGCTTAATGTATTTTCAAACGGTAACAACCATCTTTAATACTAGCAATACAGCGTCACTACCAGATTTTGACGCGTTATGTATTCAAGATTTACAAGCAAACGGAGGATTATAA
- a CDS encoding DUF2059 domain-containing protein, whose translation MMKKLFIAVFLFTSLAGYSQEKTYHEQVLRYFQVNGTADQYSNATNGLFDLLKNQYASKNVPDAVWNELKTETPKQVDRILNMLVSAYRGNYNQEDIQNMLAFYETGAGRQMLTDKTALDYEQQKEVTVFYNTPTGQKILTVEPDIAQNIGEISEIWSRDLYRMMVDKLAEKGYTM comes from the coding sequence ATGATGAAAAAATTATTTATAGCCGTATTTCTCTTTACTTCTTTAGCTGGATACTCCCAGGAGAAAACGTATCACGAGCAAGTTTTGAGATATTTTCAAGTGAATGGTACTGCAGATCAGTATAGTAACGCAACTAATGGCCTTTTTGATTTATTAAAAAATCAATACGCTAGCAAGAATGTTCCAGACGCTGTGTGGAACGAATTAAAGACAGAAACACCTAAACAGGTAGATCGCATCTTAAATATGCTGGTTTCTGCTTATAGAGGAAACTATAATCAAGAGGACATTCAGAATATGCTTGCTTTTTATGAAACGGGTGCAGGACGTCAAATGCTTACAGATAAAACAGCATTAGATTATGAGCAACAGAAAGAAGTAACGGTATTTTATAATACACCTACAGGACAAAAGATCTTAACTGTAGAGCCGGATATTGCTCAGAACATAGGAGAAATATCAGAAATCTGGAGTAGAGATTTATACAGAATGATGGTAGATAAACTTGCCGAAAAAGGATATACTATGTAA